One Molothrus ater isolate BHLD 08-10-18 breed brown headed cowbird unplaced genomic scaffold, BPBGC_Mater_1.1 matUn_MA576, whole genome shotgun sequence DNA segment encodes these proteins:
- the LOC129047085 gene encoding uncharacterized protein LOC129047085 isoform X3, which yields MVSQLFPSYFPFLSIFPFSPHVLPPFPLTFSCPFFSPHVFPPFFLPSRFPALFSPLTFSRPFFSPHVFPLFFPLVFPFSPHISLFSSYFTTFFPHISLFIFPFFSSCFTTFSPHISLFPSRFPALFSPLTFSRPFFSPHVFPLFFPLIFPFSPHISLFSSYFTTFFPHISLFIFPFSLHVFPPFFSPHVFPLFFPPHISLSPSYFSFLFIFPFSPSYFPSLFIFPFSPHALPPFPLIFPFSPHVFLPFLLPSCFPVLSPPHISLFPLIFPFPPHISLFPSYFPFLSIFSFFSSCFPAFFPHISLFPS from the exons atGGTTTCCCAACTTTTCCCCTcatatttcccttttctctccatatttcccttttcccctcatgttTTACCACCTTTTCCCCTCACgttttcctgcccttttttctcccctcacgtTTTCCCgcccttttttctcccctcacgtTTTCCCgctcttttttctcccctcacgtTTTCCCgcccttttttctcccctcatgTTTTCCCGCTCTTTTTCCCCCTCgtatttcccttttcccctcatatttctcttttctcttcataTTTCACCACCTTTTTCCctcatatttctcttttcatatttccctttttctcttcatgtttTACCACCTTTTCCCCtcatatttcccttttcccctcacgTTTTCCCgcccttttttctcccctcacgtTTTCCCgcccttttttctcccctcatgTTTTCCCgctctttttccccctcatatttcccttttcccctcatatttctcttttctcttcataTTTCACCACCTTTTTCCctcatatttctcttttcatatttcccttttcccttcacGTTTTCCCgccctttttctcccctcacgTTTTCCcgctctttttcccccctcataTTTCACTTTCCCcctcatatttttcttttctcttcatatTTCCCTTTTCACCCTcatatttcccttctctcttcatatttcccttttcccctcatgcTTTACCACCTTTTCCCCTcatatttccattttcccctcaCGTTTTCCTGCCCTTTCTTCTCCCCTCATGTTTTCCCGTTCTTTCCCCCCCtcatatttcccttttccc CCTCatatttccctttccccctcatatttcccttttcccctcatatttcccttttctctccatattttcctttttctcttcatgtttTCCCGCCTTTTTCCCtcatatttcccttttcccttcataa
- the ETHE1 gene encoding LOW QUALITY PROTEIN: persulfide dioxygenase ETHE1, mitochondrial (The sequence of the model RefSeq protein was modified relative to this genomic sequence to represent the inferred CDS: inserted 1 base in 1 codon) yields MLLRAVAASVAASVATARGLATXAAGEGRRLLFRQLFEASSCTYTYLLADAATGDAVIIDPVLETVPRDLRLLRELGLTLRYAANTHCHADHVTGSGALRRALGCSSAIGRDSGASADLRLGEGDELRFGAFALRVVPTPGHTPGCVTFVLDDASMAFTGDALLVRGCGRTDFQQGCARTLHRSVHERIFSLPEECRVYPGHDYHGHTMSTVGEERRHNPRLTLSADAFVELMGNLQLPRPRLMDIAIPANLRCGIQDEP; encoded by the exons atgttGCTCCGCGCTGTCGCCGCTTCTGTCGCCGCCTCTGTCGCGACAGCGCGAGGCCTCGCGA GCGCCGCGGGGGAGGGGCGGCGGCTGCTGTTCCGGCag CTCTTCGAGGCCTCCTCCTGCACCTACACCTACCTGCTGGCGGACGCCGCCACCGGCGACGCCGTCATCATCGACCCCGTGCTGGAGACGGTGCCCCGGGACCTGCGGCTGCTGCGGGAGCTCGGCCTCACCCTGCGCTACGCAG CCAATACGCACTGCCACGCGGATCACGTGACGGGCTCGGGGGCCCTGCGCcgcgccctgggctgcagcagcgcCATCGGCCGGGACAGCGGCGCCAGCGCCGACCTGCGGCTGGGGGAGGGGGACGAGCTGCGCTTCGGGGCCTTC GCCCTGCGGGTGGTGCCCACCCCCGGGCACACCCCCGGCTGCGTCACCTTCGTGCTGGACGACGCCTCCATGGCCTTCACGGGGGACGCGCTGCTGGTGCGGGGCTGCGGCCGCACCGACTTCCAGCAGG GCTGCGCGCGCACCCTGCACCGCTCGGTGCACGAGCGAATCTTCAGCCTCCCCGAGGAGTGCCGGGTGTACCCGGGGCACGACTACCACG gTCACACCATGTCCACGGTGGGGGAGGAGCGGCGCCACAACCCCCGGCTGACCCTGAGCGCCGACGCCTTCGTGGAGCTGATGGGGAACCTGCAGCTGCCCCGCCCCCGCCTGATGG ACATCGCCATCCCGGCCAATCTCCGCTGCGGGATCCAGGACGAGCCTTAG
- the LOC129047085 gene encoding uncharacterized protein LOC129047085 isoform X2, which translates to MFYHLFPSRFPALFSPLTFSRPFFSPHVFPLFFLPSRFPALFSPLMFSRSFSPSYFPFPLIFLFSLHISPPFSLIFLFSYFPFSLHVLPPFPLIFPFSPHVFPPFFLPSRFPALFSPLMFSRSFSPSYFPFPLIFLFSLHISPPFSLIFLFSYFPFPFTFSRPFSPLTFSRSFSPLIFHFPPHIFLFSSYFPFHPHISLLSSYFPFPLMLYHLFPSYFHFPLTFSCPFFSPHVFPFFPPLIFPFSPHISLFSPYFPFPLMFSHPFFSPHVFPPFFLPSYFPFPLIFLFSLHNSISPHVFPPFPLIFLFSPHIFSPFFPSHFQPFSPHVSHLFPLTFSRSFPPSYFPFPSHFFCLFPSRFPFPLIFSPHISHHFPPSCFSLPFSPHISLFSPHISTPFPLKFLAFSPHVSHSFPTLFPLIFPFPPHISLFPSYFPFLSIFSFFSSCFPAFFPHISLFPS; encoded by the exons atgttTTACCACCTTTTCCCCTCACgttttcctgcccttttttctcccctcacgtTTTCCCgcccttttttctcccctcacgtTTTCCCgctcttttttctcccctcacgtTTTCCCgcccttttttctcccctcatgTTTTCCCGCTCTTTTTCCCCCTCgtatttcccttttcccctcatatttctcttttctcttcataTTTCACCACCTTTTTCCctcatatttctcttttcatatttccctttttctcttcatgtttTACCACCTTTTCCCCtcatatttcccttttcccctcacgTTTTCCCgcccttttttctcccctcacgtTTTCCCgcccttttttctcccctcatgTTTTCCCgctctttttccccctcatatttcccttttcccctcatatttctcttttctcttcataTTTCACCACCTTTTTCCctcatatttctcttttcatatttcccttttcccttcacGTTTTCCCgccctttttctcccctcacgTTTTCCcgctctttttcccccctcataTTTCACTTTCCCcctcatatttttcttttctcttcatatTTCCCTTTTCACCCTcatatttcccttctctcttcatatttcccttttcccctcatgcTTTACCACCTTTTCCCCTcatatttccattttcccctcaCGTTTTCCTGCCCTTTCTTCTCCCCTCATGTTTTCCCGTTCTTTCCCCCCCtcatatttcccttttcccctcacatttcccttttctctccatatttccctttccccctcatgttttcccacccttttttctcccctcacgtTTTCCCgcccttttttctcccctcatatttccctttccccctcatatttctcttttctcttcataATTCCATTTCCCCTCAtgttttcccaccttttcccctcatatttctcttttctcctcatattttctcaccttttttcccctcacatttccagcccttttcccctcatgtttcccacctttttcccctcacattttcccgctcttttcctccctcatatttccctttcccctcacattttttctgccttttcccctcacgtttcccttttcccctcatcttttcccctcacatttcccaccattttcccccctcatgtttttccctgcctttttcccctcatatttcccttttttcccctcacatttccaccccttttcccctcaaatTTTTGGCCTTTTCCCCTCATGTTTCCCATTCTTTTCCCACCCTTTTCCC CCTCatatttccctttccccctcatatttcccttttcccctcatatttcccttttctctccatattttcctttttctcttcatgtttTCCCGCCTTTTTCCCtcatatttcccttttcccttcataa
- the CADM4 gene encoding LOW QUALITY PROTEIN: cell adhesion molecule 4 (The sequence of the model RefSeq protein was modified relative to this genomic sequence to represent the inferred CDS: inserted 2 bases in 1 codon; deleted 2 bases in 2 codons) produces MQPPPCAPPALLPGLLLLWAAGHGRCQEVQAENVTVLEGGTAEITCHLHRYDGSIVVIQNPARQTLFFNGTRALKDERFELAEFSRRRLRLRLARARLEDEGGYFCQLYADDTHHQIATLTVLVPPEPPLVEAGALAVEGEELELTCLVPRARPMATLRWYRDRRELPGRSSHRQEGKVFWQRSVLHLRPERRDHGAIVTCEATHPALGRGQRRQTQFQLDVQYPPSVRIHPSQSVLREGDTLVLTCAVNGNPRPTEVSWSRGKRVPAAAARAEGERLTLPALAPQDNGSYTCQVGNAHGRAHDTYVLVVYGEPGAVVAAQGAGPFAVVGGXLALLVFLLLLLLGALVWCSVRQKGSYLTHEASALEDQGEAREAFLGGEGGKRKEEFFI; encoded by the exons ATGCAGCCCCCCCCGTGCGCCCCCCCCGCGCTgctgccggggctgctgctgctctgggccgCCGGACACG ggcGGTGCCAGGAGGTCCAAGCAGAGAATGTCACCGTCCTGGAGGGTGGCACTGCGGAGATCACCTGTCACCTGCACAGGTACGACGGCTCCATCGTGGTCATCCAGAACCCGGCCCGGCAGACGCTGTTCTTCAACGGCACCCGAG ccctgaaGGACGAGCGTTTCGAGCTGGCCGAGTTCAGCCGCCGGCGGCTGCGGCTGCGCCTGGCGCGGGCCCGGCTGGAGGACGAGGGCGGCTACTTCTGCCAGCTGTACGCGGATGACACGCACCACCAGATAGCCACGCTGACCGTGCTGG tgccccccgaGCCCCCATTGGTCGAGGCG GGGGCGCTGGCGGTGGAgggggaggagctggagctcacCTGCCTGGTGCCCCGGGCGCGGCCGATGGCGACGCTGCGCTGGTAC CGCGACCGCCGCGAGCTGCCAG GGCGCAGCAGCCACCGGCAGGAGGGCAAGGTGTTCTGGCAGCGCTCGGTGCTGCACCTGCGGCCGGAGCGGCGCGACCACGGCGCCATCGTCACCTGCGAGGCCACGCACCCCGCCCTGGGGCGGGGCCAGAGGCGGCAGACGCAGTTCCAGCTGGACGTGCAGT ACCCCCCCTCGGTGCGGATCCACCCCTCGCAGAGCGTCCTGCGCGAAGGCGACACCTTGGTGCTCACCTGTGCCGTCAACGGCAACCCCCG ccccaccgAGGTGTCCTGGAGCCGCGGGAAACGAGTCCCTGCCGCCGCGGCGCGGGCCGAGGGCGAGCGGCTGACGCTGCCGGCGCTGGCGCCGCAGGACAACGGCTCCTACACCTGCCAGGTGGGCAACGCCCACGGCCGCGCCCACGACACCTACGTGCTGGTGGTGTACGGTGA ACCAGGTGCGGTGGTGGCGGCGCAGGGGGCGGGGCCTTTCGCCGTGGTGGGCGG CTTGGCGCTGCTCgtgttcctgctcctcctcctgctcggGGCCCTCGTCTGGTGCTCCGTGCGGCAGAAAG GCTCGTACCTGACGCACGAGGCCAGCGCCCTCGAGGACCAGGGGGAGGCGCGCGAGGCGTTcctggggggggagggggggaagcGCAAGGAGGAATTCTTCATCTga
- the PHLDB3 gene encoding pleckstrin homology-like domain family B member 3, with product MVQRGGGDRDPSPRRDGPEAELERLRLEDEPPPEEGGGGGAEATSEAGAGPAVTSEAGAGPAVTSEAVTSPQAAVTAGGQLMFSHRTDRSWILLGPPCERPRVLALSSSVRGSIGLQRSESLPRRRGGGGERPGTGPLPHPQAPPRPRSQHGSLGLPLDPESYSACLQLAQLELRVREALAERERLLRAREARKAVKAPPTTDTPISDAAPPATAQATPPPAQATPPPEPDLLCALRARGHRPEAVGGLRILGGSLRGPLTKMGGRIKTWRRRWFHLDPQRRVLAYYGDQAQTKLKGVIYFQAIEEVWYDPGRVAGKSPNPRLTFCLKTYERLFWLVAPSAEALRIWMDAVLTLTRGAAAF from the exons ATGGTGCAACGCGGCGGGGGGGACAGAGACCCCTCCCCCCGGCGG GACGGGCCCGAGGCGGAGCTGgagaggctgaggctggag GACGAGCCCCCCCCCGAAGAAggaggggggggaggggcggaGGCGACGTCGgaggcgggggcggggccggcggtgACGTCGgaggcgggggcggggccggcggtgACGTCGGAGGCGGTGACGTCACCTCAGGCGGCGGTGACGGCGGGGGGGCAG CTGATGTTCTCGCACCGCACCGATCGCAGTTGGATCCTCCTGGGGCCCCCCTGCGAGCGCCCCCGGGTGCTGGCGCTGAGCAGCTCGGTCAGG GGCTCCATTGGTCTCCAAAGGTCCGAGAGCCTCCCCCGCCGccggggtgggggaggggagaggCCGGGAACGgggcccctcccccacccccaagccccgccccgcccccgctCCCAGCACG GTTCTCTGGGGCTGCCGCTGGACCCTGAATCGTACAG TGCCTGTCTCCAATTGGCCCAACTGGAGCTGCGGGTCCGGGAGGCCTTGGCCGAGCGCGAGCGGCTCCTGCGCGCCAGG GAGGCTCGAAAAGCTGTCAAGGCCCCGCCCACCACGGACACGCCCATTTCTGATGCGGCCCCACCTGCTACAGCACAAGCCACGCCCCCTCCAGCTCAGGCCACGCCTCCTCCTGAG CCTGACCTCCTCTGCGCCCTCCGGGCCCGCGGGCACCGCCCCGAGGCCGTCGGGGGCCTGAgaattttgggggggtccctgAGGGGTCCCCTCACCAAAATGGGCGGGAGAATCAAGACCTGGAGGCGCCGCTGGTTCCACCTGGACCCCCAGAGGAGGGTCCTGGCCTATTATGGGG ACCAAGCCCAAACGAAGCTCAAGGGCGTCATCTACTTCCAAGCCATCGAGGAGGTTTGGTACGACCCCGGCCGCGTGGCCGGAAAG AGCCCCAACCCGCGCCTCACCTTCTGCCTCAAGACCTACGAGCGCCTGTTCTGGCTGGTGGCGCCCAGCGCCGAGGCCCTGAGGATCTGGATGGACGCCGTGCTCACCCTCAcccgcggcgccgccgcctTCTGA
- the RPS19 gene encoding 40S ribosomal protein S19, with protein MPGVTVKDVNQQEFVRALAAFLKKSGKLKVPDWADTVKLAKHKELAPYDENWFYTRAASTARHLYLRGGAGVGSMAKVYGGRQRRGVRPSHFSRGSGAVARRVLQALEALKVVEKDQDGGRKLTPQGQRDLDRIAGQVAAASKKH; from the exons ATGCCCGGTGTGACGGTGAAGGACGTGAACCAGCAGGAGTTCGTGAGGGCGCTGGCGGCCTTCCTCAAAAA GTCCGGGAAGCTGAAGGTGCCCGACTGGGCCGACACGGTGAAGTTGGCCAAGCACAAGGAGCTGGCGCCCTACGATGAGAACTGGTTCTACACGCGGGCAG CCTCCACCGCCCGTCACCTGTACctgcggggcggggcgggcgtGGGCTCCATGGCCAAGGTGTACGGGGGCCGCCAGCGCCGCGGGGTCCGGCCCAGCCACTTCAGCCGCGGCTCGGGCGCCGTGGCCAGGAGGGTCCTGCAGGCCCTGGAGGCGCTCAAGGTGGTCGAGAAGGACCAGGACGG GGGTCGGAAGTTGACTCCACAGGGGCAGAGGGACCTGGATCGCATCGCTGGGCAG gtcGCTGCTGCCAGCAAGAAGCACTGA
- the LOC129047085 gene encoding uncharacterized protein LOC129047085 isoform X1, whose protein sequence is MVSQLFPSYFPFLSIFPFSPHVLPPFPLTFSCPFFSPHVFPPFFLPSRFPALFSPLTFSRPFFSPHVFPLFFPLVFPFSPHISLFSSYFTTFFPHISLFIFPFFSSCFTTFSPHISLFPSRFPALFPPHISLFPSYFSFLFIFHHLFPSYFSFHISLFPSRFPALFLPSRFPALFPPSYFTFPLIFFFSLHISLFTLIFPFSLHISLFPSCFTTFSPHISIFPSRFPALSSPLMFSRSFPPSYFPFPLTFPFSLHISLSPSCFPTLFSPLTFSRPFFSPHISLSPSYFSFLFIIPFPLMFSHLFPSYFSFLLIFSHLFSPHISSPFPLMFPTFFPSHFPALFLPHISLSPHIFSAFSPHVSLFPSSFPLTFPTIFPPHVFPCLFPLIFPFFPLTFPPLFPSNFWPFPLMFPILFPPFSPHISLFSPYFPFPLTFSRPSFSPHVFPLFFPLIFLFYLHISLFTLIFPFPPHISLFPSYFPFLSIFSFFSSCFPAFFPHISLFPS, encoded by the exons atGGTTTCCCAACTTTTCCCCTcatatttcccttttctctccatatttcccttttcccctcatgttTTACCACCTTTTCCCCTCACgttttcctgcccttttttctcccctcacgtTTTCCCgcccttttttctcccctcacgtTTTCCCgctcttttttctcccctcacgtTTTCCCgcccttttttctcccctcatgTTTTCCCGCTCTTTTTCCCCCTCgtatttcccttttcccctcatatttctcttttctcttcataTTTCACCACCTTTTTCCctcatatttctcttttcatatttccctttttctcttcatgtttTACCACCTTTTCCCCtcatatttcccttttcccctcac gTTTTCCCgctctttttccccctcatatttcccttttcccctcatatttctcttttctcttcataTTTCACCACCTTTTTCCctcatatttctcttttcatatttcccttttcccttcacGTTTTCCCgccctttttctcccctcacgTTTTCCcgctctttttcccccctcataTTTCACTTTCCCcctcatatttttcttttctcttcatatTTCCCTTTTCACCCTcatatttcccttctctcttcatatttcccttttcccctcatgcTTTACCACCTTTTCCCCTcatatttccattttcccctcaCGTTTTCCTGCCCTTTCTTCTCCCCTCATGTTTTCCCGTTCTTTCCCCCCCtcatatttcccttttcccctcacatttcccttttctctccatatttccctttccccctcatgttttcccacccttttttctcccctcacgtTTTCCCgcccttttttctcccctcatatttccctttccccctcatatttctcttttctcttcataATTCCATTTCCCCTCAtgttttcccaccttttcccctcatatttctcttttctcctcatattttctcaccttttttcccctcacatttccagcccttttcccctcatgtttcccacctttttcccctcacattttcccgctcttttcctccctcatatttccctttcccctcacattttttctgccttttcccctcacgtttcccttttcccctcatcttttcccctcacatttcccaccattttcccccctcatgtttttccctgcctttttcccctcatatttcccttttttcccctcacatttccaccccttttcccctcaaatTTTTGGCCTTTTCCCCTCATGTTTCCCATTCTTTTCCCACCCTTTTCCCCTcatatttcccttttctctccatatttcccttttcccctcacgTTTTCCCGCCCTTCTTTCTCCCCTCACGTTTTCCCgctctttttccccctcatatttctcttttatcttcATATTTCCCTTTTCACCCTCatatttccctttccccctcatatttcccttttcccctcatatttcccttttctctccatattttcctttttctcttcatgtttTCCCGCCTTTTTCCCtcatatttcccttttcccttcataa